A genomic window from Astatotilapia calliptera chromosome 12, fAstCal1.2, whole genome shotgun sequence includes:
- the c12h9orf85 gene encoding uncharacterized protein C9orf85 homolog isoform X1, with translation MSSQRGNTSRSRGQKHQNTTAFKNDKYGATTQVKKANSKIHDGLCQRCKGVLEWKVKYNKYKPLTQPRKCVKCSQKTIKDAYHIICKPCSLQQEICCKCGKKEEIVIPVNSHLEQNEQEVDEQRKKGCRRRKTDMDGLDSDDDYDDDDDDFDDCEEEEDKDLDEDSAAKKPQRKSAVLPDLSPINIED, from the exons ATGAGTTCTCAGAGAGGTAATACATCTCGATCGCGGGGCCAGAAGCATCAAAACACAACTGCGTTTAAAAACGACAAGTACGGAGCGACTACACAAGTGAAG AAAGCAAATTCAAAGATCCATGATGGGCTTTGTCAACGCTGTAAAGGTGTTCTTGAGTGGAAAGTTAAGTACAACAAATACAAGCCGCTAACACAGCCTAGAAAATG tgtcAAGTGCTCCCAAAAGACAATAAAAGATGCGTATCACATCATTTGTAAGCCCTGCTCTCTTCAGCAAGAGATCTGCTGCAAGTGTGGGAAGAAGGAGGAGATTGTTATTCC GGTGAACTCACATCTGGAGCAAAACGAGCAAGAAGTTGATGAACAGAGAAAGAAGGGATGTCGACGAAGGAAGACAGACATGGATGGTTTGGacagtgatgatgattatgatgatgatgatgatgactttGATGACtgtgaagaggaggaagataaAGATTTAGACGAGGACTCTGCAGCAAAAAAGCCACAGAGAAAATCTGCTGTGCTGCCGGACCTGTCGCCAATCAATATTGAAGATTAA
- the c12h9orf85 gene encoding uncharacterized protein C9orf85 homolog isoform X2, translating into MSSQRGNTSRSRGQKHQNTTAFKNDKYGATTQVKKANSKIHDGLCQRCKGVLEWKVKYNKYKPLTQPRKCVKCSQKTIKDAYHIICKPCSLQQEICCKCGKKEEIVIP; encoded by the exons ATGAGTTCTCAGAGAGGTAATACATCTCGATCGCGGGGCCAGAAGCATCAAAACACAACTGCGTTTAAAAACGACAAGTACGGAGCGACTACACAAGTGAAG AAAGCAAATTCAAAGATCCATGATGGGCTTTGTCAACGCTGTAAAGGTGTTCTTGAGTGGAAAGTTAAGTACAACAAATACAAGCCGCTAACACAGCCTAGAAAATG tgtcAAGTGCTCCCAAAAGACAATAAAAGATGCGTATCACATCATTTGTAAGCCCTGCTCTCTTCAGCAAGAGATCTGCTGCAAGTGTGGGAAGAAGGAGGAGATTGTTATTCCGTAA